Proteins encoded within one genomic window of Saccharicrinis carchari:
- a CDS encoding sialidase family protein, with protein MRLSFLSLLILSLLLGACTASKTLDDSKELTVQTLRVPVLVEKSENKLLEFNIQSDSVAALNAVKISFAGATPLGQLKELTLLYHDGEQKQAFGKAVVNNQAIIINGTQALKNGDNKFSLSLSVNSDISISEKIFIKNIECHFDNEKMVSQSFTDDNATWRLGNVTRAAGQDNCDTYRIPGLVTTSAGTLIAVYDNRYNNSKDLQEDIDIGMSRSTDGGQTWQPMQVIMDMGEWGGRSERLNGITDPSVLYDHTTNTLWVAALWLSGYDHNQMAWWASQPGMKPDVTGQFMIAKSTDDGLTWSDPINITEQIKDPAWQLLLQGPGRGITLEDGTLVFPAQFKADIGEKALDGGQYTCHSTIVYSKDQGQTWTIGTGAKSNTTEAQVATLSDGTLMLNMRDDRNRKDKSETNGRAVATTKDLGKTWQIHPSSNSALPEPNCMAGFISAPVKIDGKTQHVLFFSNPNNKKHRTNMTIKASLDDGMTWPYELELNQTGGFGYSCLTMVDDNTVGILYEGVKELFFQKVPVTDIINDIK; from the coding sequence ATGCGATTATCCTTTCTATCCCTTTTAATCTTAAGCCTGTTGCTGGGGGCATGTACCGCAAGCAAAACGCTCGACGACAGTAAAGAACTAACGGTGCAAACCCTGCGGGTTCCCGTGCTGGTCGAAAAAAGCGAAAACAAACTTTTAGAGTTCAACATCCAAAGCGATAGCGTTGCCGCCTTGAATGCTGTAAAGATATCTTTTGCCGGGGCAACCCCCCTGGGACAGTTAAAAGAGCTAACGCTTTTATACCATGATGGGGAGCAGAAACAGGCATTTGGCAAAGCCGTTGTCAATAATCAAGCAATAATCATAAATGGTACACAGGCCTTAAAAAACGGCGACAATAAATTTAGCCTTTCGCTGAGCGTTAACAGCGACATCAGCATAAGCGAAAAAATATTCATCAAAAATATCGAATGTCATTTCGACAACGAAAAAATGGTAAGCCAATCCTTTACCGATGATAACGCCACATGGCGATTGGGCAATGTAACACGCGCCGCCGGACAGGATAACTGCGATACCTACCGCATACCCGGTCTCGTAACTACAAGTGCGGGTACATTGATAGCTGTGTATGATAACCGCTACAACAACAGTAAGGACTTGCAGGAAGATATTGACATTGGCATGAGCCGTAGCACGGATGGTGGCCAAACCTGGCAGCCCATGCAGGTGATTATGGATATGGGCGAATGGGGAGGTAGATCCGAGAGGCTTAACGGAATAACCGACCCCAGTGTATTATACGATCATACCACCAATACCTTATGGGTAGCCGCCTTGTGGCTCAGTGGATACGACCATAATCAAATGGCCTGGTGGGCTTCTCAGCCGGGTATGAAACCTGACGTAACGGGGCAGTTTATGATTGCTAAAAGCACAGATGACGGCCTTACCTGGTCTGATCCTATAAATATTACGGAGCAAATAAAAGATCCGGCCTGGCAATTGTTGCTGCAAGGGCCTGGTCGGGGTATCACCCTGGAAGATGGTACGCTGGTGTTTCCGGCACAGTTTAAAGCCGATATTGGCGAGAAAGCCTTAGACGGTGGACAATATACTTGTCATTCCACCATCGTGTACAGTAAGGATCAGGGGCAAACATGGACCATAGGCACAGGTGCCAAATCCAACACCACCGAAGCGCAGGTAGCCACCCTGAGTGATGGTACCCTGATGCTGAACATGCGTGACGACCGCAACCGCAAAGATAAATCAGAAACCAACGGAAGAGCCGTGGCCACAACAAAGGACTTGGGGAAAACCTGGCAGATACATCCTTCATCCAATAGTGCTCTGCCCGAACCCAACTGTATGGCCGGCTTTATCAGTGCGCCTGTAAAAATTGACGGTAAAACACAGCATGTGCTGTTTTTCTCCAATCCCAATAATAAAAAGCACCGGACCAACATGACCATTAAAGCCAGCCTGGACGATGGCATGACTTGGCCCTATGAGCTGGAGCTAAACCAAACCGGCGGTTTTGGGTATTCCTGTCTTACTATGGTTGATGATAATACGGTAGGAATCCTGTACGAGGGTGTAAAGGAGCTGTTTTTCCAGAAAGTACCCGTCACGGATATTATTAACGACATCAAATAA
- a CDS encoding RagB/SusD family nutrient uptake outer membrane protein, whose translation MKKIKYIILFLAVTLLGSCELDMQPESELTYNGFWDTEEAARAAHIGIVSKYRDYAYTLWRMGEIRSDVWGGNTIESPSEVDLINNNISATNVPFGNWANFYGLIHYINDFLKNAPNVAFKNEGDLNHLLGQVYGMRAHVYYTMLRAWGDVPINTEPLLEVNLETLKKPRSPKSEVMAQVKADIAKSLEYFGTDNSMWNEKNVYWSKPATLALKGDAYLWSGKVLGGGNADFTEAKTALNDVSGHALVPYNELWGQGNEFNNEFIFAFDYQQDQADNFYGSFTARAVDIAPLSDAAGQPLGDLVVNGASRFGPTDKTNILLDDMDDQRSNTFIKMYTDGAVHIPFVPGEASYSGAILKKFLGIIGDDGSRFNHNNVPLYRYADVLLMLAEAKNNLGEDPSAEINEVRERAYGDNFSGNEYVNASQEENTKAILEERYKEFIGEGKRWWDLVRAGDGIVFDELDALSGAEAYKIYYPISESMLANDDQLVQTEGY comes from the coding sequence ATGAAGAAAATAAAATATATCATATTATTTTTGGCTGTCACATTGCTTGGCTCGTGCGAGCTGGATATGCAGCCTGAAAGCGAATTGACCTATAATGGCTTCTGGGATACCGAAGAGGCGGCCAGGGCAGCCCACATCGGGATAGTTTCCAAGTATCGCGATTATGCCTATACATTGTGGCGGATGGGAGAAATTAGATCCGACGTTTGGGGCGGTAACACCATTGAATCGCCATCAGAAGTTGATTTAATCAACAACAATATTAGTGCAACAAATGTACCCTTTGGTAACTGGGCTAATTTTTACGGATTGATACATTATATCAATGATTTTTTAAAGAATGCCCCTAACGTAGCCTTTAAAAACGAAGGCGATTTAAATCACTTGTTAGGACAGGTATATGGTATGCGTGCCCATGTTTATTATACGATGCTTAGGGCATGGGGCGATGTACCTATTAATACGGAGCCGCTATTGGAAGTGAACCTGGAAACATTAAAAAAACCGCGCTCACCTAAAAGTGAAGTAATGGCTCAGGTTAAAGCAGATATTGCAAAATCACTGGAATACTTTGGTACGGATAATAGCATGTGGAACGAGAAAAACGTTTATTGGTCAAAACCAGCTACCTTAGCTTTAAAAGGTGATGCTTACCTATGGTCGGGAAAAGTATTGGGAGGCGGAAATGCCGATTTTACTGAAGCGAAAACTGCATTGAATGATGTGAGTGGTCATGCCTTGGTGCCTTACAATGAACTATGGGGGCAAGGGAATGAATTTAACAATGAGTTTATCTTTGCCTTTGATTATCAGCAGGATCAGGCCGATAATTTTTACGGTTCGTTTACGGCCAGAGCAGTTGATATTGCACCTTTAAGTGATGCTGCAGGTCAACCTTTAGGGGATTTGGTTGTGAATGGTGCCAGTAGGTTTGGGCCAACAGATAAAACAAATATTTTATTGGATGATATGGACGACCAAAGAAGCAACACATTTATTAAAATGTACACCGATGGTGCCGTGCATATTCCTTTTGTACCTGGTGAAGCAAGTTATAGCGGAGCTATACTTAAAAAGTTTTTGGGCATTATTGGCGATGACGGTTCAAGGTTTAACCACAATAACGTGCCCCTGTATCGTTATGCCGATGTGCTGCTTATGTTGGCCGAAGCAAAAAACAACCTGGGCGAAGATCCATCCGCTGAGATAAACGAAGTACGGGAACGCGCTTACGGCGATAATTTCAGTGGTAATGAATATGTCAATGCCTCACAAGAGGAAAATACCAAAGCCATCCTGGAGGAGCGATACAAGGAATTTATTGGCGAAGGAAAACGCTGGTGGGATTTGGTAAGAGCAGGCGACGGTATTGTTTTTGACGAGCTTGACGCACTTAGTGGGGCTGAAGCTTACAAAATTTATTATCCTATATCAGAAAGTATGTTGGCCAATGATGACCAGCTGGTACAAACAGAAGGTTACTAA